The following is a genomic window from Chanos chanos chromosome 1, fChaCha1.1, whole genome shotgun sequence.
tcaaacaaaaaacccccaaaaaacaaaaacccatgtactaaccttgtccctGTGTCACAGGTCTTAATACTGAGGAGCGTAACACTGATATCAATTCGTTTGCATTCTTATTGTGATGCACTTACGGGGTAATTTAAcccgactgatgcacttattctaagtcgctttggataaaagcatctgctaaatgccaaattgtactGTAGTGAGATTTTAGCTAAACATTCAGTGTGGAAATTCACATGGTTTCTCTATTACTGTACAATTTCCCCGTGGAACCTTTTGCTGATAACTGCTCAGCAACAACAGGTTAGTTACACAACAGCATCACACATTTTCTTCACTCTTAAAGTAACAATTCCTTTTTCATTACGTTTCAACATGTAAAATGAATATTGCACGAGGACCCTTTTTAACATCGTAACATGATTAAGTAAACTcgtgcaaaaaataaataattattttaatattgtgGCTGTTCAATAGAATGTGTAGCATTTGAACTGTAGGAGGCATAACAGAACCAGGATTTCACAATGACTGTAATTATCATATTTGACTACCATTAGAAACAAATGGATGAGTTAAATGAAGCCCTGAGCTCAGATTAACACATGGAAAATTAATAGTGAATGTTATTGAGGCCCTGTTACTTCatcataaatattaatattttaaaaatgaaaatatggatTAGGGTAATTTTTTTAGTTGTAATGAAGTCTGTAGGCGGTACTTATATTAGGCCATGTTTTTAAactggaagagaaaaacagtaggACATGTATACACCATCTGTTGACAAGTTAATGAAGTGTATTTGCAACAGATTTGATAGCAGGCTGAACTAGAAAAAGGACATGTGTTTAACATAATGCAGTTCAGACTTTCAAAAAATTATTATGAAAGAAAGATTCTTttgctcctctgcctctgtctctaatctctctctctctcacatgtgcacatgcGCTCACGCACATAGAACACAAACCTTTTGTCCATTGATTTTACAAACTATGTCTCACTTCATGTCAGGTACACAGACACTGATGCTAATGTTTTGAAGTGCTATGCATAAAACCTTCCTGTTGCCAGTGGGAGAGCCATCAGCAATAAGAACCTAAATGAACCACATCaagaaaagtgaagaaacaCAGTGAGGTGAAGAAACAGGTGTCTCACAAAGAAACGTCCAACTTCACCTCCATGCAATATTCTAATCCAGCTACCTGTGTTAGCTGTGTGCTTTGAGTGGCCATAAGATTTTGCTCGCTGTGTGGGATGCATAAGAGCGAAGTATGGGTGGTTGCGTTTGTTTTGTGGCGGTGAAGTTCAggctggttttgtgtgtgaagtTCAGGCTGGTTTTGTGGCAGTGAAGTTCAggctggttttgtgtgtgatgggggAGTGTGGTCTGGTCAGTTGTTGTGGTGCTAAGGTCAGGGGAGGTTTACGCATAGCCCCGAAAACAAAACGTTACTTCGTACAAACTCATAAAACCATCTTCCTTGCAGACCCTTTACCTTCACACCTGGTTGGATGATCATTTGCACCTGGTCATTTATGGTCATTTATTGGTGTCATAATTCTGAGAGCTTAGCAGAAAACCCAGAAAGCACTCGTTTTCTCTTGTATACGGAGGAAAAAATTATTCGCTATCTAGAACACGCAAAACCAAAGGCCCTTTGTGACTTGGGTTGATCTTTGCCTGGCAAACCGTTTTCTTCAGTCAGTTAGTAACATCTTGACTCAGTCTGGGTTCTTTGATAACATTGTGTGCACAGTGTACAGGAgagcctcctcttctctcctctctgctcctatTTGCCTGAATCAACGAACTTCAGTAAAGACGACTGATACTGAATACCAtcattgtgtctgtttattattttaacgATCGAACCGTCGATGCCCAGCGTTGCGTAGCAGGAAAGTTTGGTTAGAAGCAGTACGCTTTGGTTATTTATATCAGCTGGTGACAGTGAAGTCTAGTtagttgtgggtgtggtgtggaaGGAGGGTGCCCATTCTAAATCATCAACCACCTACTCAGAAAGTACTCAGGAAATGCCAGTCATGTAAGAGTTTGTAACACCACATCCTACGACCTGCCTTATTGAAATTTCACCCCTTCTCTGAATCGTTGATCTAATAAACATCCCTGAGATACATTAGCAGGGACCTGGATGATGAGCAGATCGGATTTCTGAAGCTTTGTGCATAACAAATGAATGACCATACAGGAACATTCATCTTTCTTGCAATCTGGAATGTTCTCAGAGAGATCTGGAAACAAAGCACAATAAGACATTACACATCAAATTAATCAAAGATTACTCATTAGTCAGTGGGTCTGAAACTGGATGCCCTTTGTTGTACAATGTCTTAAAACTTTTGAAATGACAACTtgacaacaaatgacaacaaattAGAGGGTAATTTACACTGTTGTTCAAAAGAACTCATGTGCTTCCTCAGTTTATGTTAGTGTACTCATTTGACCCACTTTAGTGAATCTGAGCATCACTTCAAGatgtatataagtgtgtttttaaagaccTTGAGATATCTGACTAGCATAGCCTTCATAGCATGTATTTCTTTGAAGTCATGTGCAAATCTATTAAGTTTTTTAACCATGCACTTTTACAGAGGACAACCTAAAACTATTAATGAGCTGTCTCTGGAGTAAAATCCACCCACTGCACATGTGGTGAGCATTTCAGAGCACTGTGAAAATGTCTTAATATTCCAGATAGACCTGCAGATTTTCGAGCATCGGCACATAACTTGAATTGAATTTCTTGTTGCATTCCTCATATAAATATGATAAGTCTTTTCATACTTTGAAAACAAGCATGTTTCTGATTTTAATTGTGACCGGATTGGCCTACAGAACCGGTGTTCACACTCACCTGTGGGTGTGGTTTCGGTTAATAGGTGTTCCGTTTCCTCCTGGTAGATCAAAGGTGCGCTCTAAACTGTTTGGCGTGCCAATGGTTGCACGTCGCTGGAAGGACAAAGAACTGATTTAATTTGATCCCCGACCTTGAGTAACTGTAGCATGCACGGCATTGTTCAATCTGTGCcccattttaaatgaaatattgtaatagctacagtgatttttttctgagCAGCAGAATCAGTACCGGTCTAGTAAAAGTTCTCTGCGACTCGATTCCGTGGCATTAGCTTTATTGTTGGCGGCTGCCAATGTTGAGAGTGATTTTTGTATGGTTTCGACGTAGTGCTTCTCACAGAATCTCTTTCTCCAGTATTAAAAAGGATGATCACCATTATATGTAATTCATATTGTGCGAAACCAAGAGTATGACATATTGCGATGAAATAGACgaagacagaggacagattCGTGTGCGGTGGCCACACATACAAGGATCACTTCTTCGATAGCTGTATGCTTGACTTTGTACTCTGCCTATCGAAAGTagttttggataaaagcgtctgcgaaatgaatgaatgtaaatctaacgtaaatgtaattttacatTTGCAGCAGGTCATGCTGCGGTgaaaaacatttgcaaaaacATTTGAGTGGTAGGGCAGTTCCCTCTGGGTCAGCTCGCTGAAAGTGAGCCTGAATATCTTGATGAACATACTGAATATTTTGCAAAATATGGAGACTGTAGTCTGTTCTCGTTTTGATCCGAGTAAGAGAACGCAAGGTGCTGAATAACCTGAAAATGTGCTGAATTAGATGCGATGTCACTGGACCGGAGTCGACGTATTGTCGTAATTTGTTCTGCCGGGGCACTAAATTTAAGACTCACATAAAACAGGTCGTTTCTAATTCGCAGTTTTCGAAACACTGGGAACACCTCCACTGCCCCCAAATACAGCTAAAATTCAGGATTTTAATCGCATTGTATGTGCAGCTTTCTGTCTACACGACGTCCTCTCTAAACAGGAGAGAAATTTGTCTCTTTTAACAGGGGCAACGCCGCACTTCACAACCTTGAAATACCGCCAGTCAGTTGATAGTGGGCTCTTAGAATGGGCTGGGTCTGTTTATACCTCTTTTCTAGCTGAGCTACATCGATATTTCGCAGCCCTCTTGTAAGTAATGGAATCGATGCCGGTTACCATTCTCATGCTCTTAGAACTGTACTAGCACATTCCAATCTTTCATTTTACATCTACGCCTACTGGTcacttgtttattttaacaaggaaaaaatCGACAGTAAGTGTTCGTTGACGCCCGTCTCTTTCATGACAGTGGCGTTAATGAACAGATCCTTGAAAATAAGAAACTATGCCTAAATCGGACTTTCTTTTGCCGGGGATGGGAACTTCGGATGTGTAATTCTCATGGTGAGTGTGCTATAGGGATAAATATGGTACGAACTTGTTGAATGAaacttaaataaaataacactgGCTTCACATTGGGGAGCACGGCGGCGCAGTGGGtggcactgtcgcctcacagcaagaaggtctcgggtcctttctgtgtggagtttgcatgttcccccctgtgtctgcgtgggtttcccccgggagctccggtttcctcccacagtccattgaattggagacactaaattgctcCTAGTTATGaatgtgtgcgcgagtgtgtttgtctgtatgtttgcccctgcgatggactggcgacctgtccagggtgtttccccgccatTCGCCCTatgacaggctccagcaccccccccgcgaccctaatcaggataagcggcttagataatgagtgagtgagtgagtgagtgagtggctTCACATAGGCCTACTCCCACCTCAGCAACGGTAAATACTGAAGTTCAGTTAAAATTTGTAATTGGTACGTGAACATAACTTAGTATTTGAATCGCAGTCAAGGCGTATGTTTTGgttattgttttgcttttggGCGGGGTgtatcttttgtttatttttggtgtatCTCTTTGTTGAATTGTGCGCCGCGTATTTGGCGCTTTCCCTTTTGCCGCGTTTTAATGTTCCTGTCCTTTAGAACCTTACGTCTCTCATCCTCGGGATTTTCGTCGCGGATTTGGTCGCAACAAGGACAATAAAAGTACTGAACCTAAAGATCTTTTTCTCAAAAAGTTTTTTTATTGAGGGATGGTGTTCTATAGTTAGAAATTAGTCAGGAACAACTTGCACGATTTaagaaataaatttaaaaatccTTTTATTCATATCAAAGAATCACAGGTAATTTTTACACCCTGTGAGATGTACATTCAAACGACTGAGTTTAAAATACAAACCCAAGAGGCGTGTTTAATTGTCAGGAATATCATCATATGCATTTCATTTGTATATAGACAGGGCCTATTCTAAATGCCAGACTCATAAGCTAGAAAACTGACTATCAAATCGACAAAGTGGATATACGATACgttcaacagaaaaagaaaggacatCAATTCTAggcatcaataaataaataatctctAATTTAACCAACTTATTAAAACGAATTCAAActctttaaaaatacaaaacaccatAGAATGTAAAGTAGTACAATACTTTGTCTTTATTCTGAATTATTCACAAAATGTGAAACATAACAATAGAAAATTCAAACGATAAAATATATCATCAAAAAATATTGGACAGAAACGAAATGACTCACTCACCAAATAGCTCAATGGGCCTACCAGCCGCGCGCACTGCGTAGGTCCTCACATTCGATCAGTTTTCTACCATTagtatttaaaatgtcagtaaaaCGTAATGATCCCCTTTTAAACGTTTACTTTGAAACAACGTTatcatctctgttttcttcaaCTGCCTGTAAATGTTGCTTAATTTTTCTTAGCCATACATACCTCTGACCAGTTCGGAGTGATTGCCAGGAAAACCGCAACGAGGAACAGTAGCAAGGCACAGTATTAAATTCAGAAGTTTGCATAAAAACACAATTCCATCAAATTCACACGCCGAGGGCATGATGAACGCTTGcgatttcccccccccccttacttaAATGGGTTGGCTGCACACCAGTAGAGTAAGCATTAAGCCAGTCACCCAAAGGAACGCCCACTTTGCTTTACATTCATAAAATTAAGCTGAATCAGATGGAGGATATGTCACTAGATAGTTTTTTAAAGACTTAAAAAAGTGTCATCTGTAACTTGTAAAGTATATGCAGTGATCATCCTAATACGGCTGTCTGCTAGCATTCTCTAAAAGTTGCCTTTTGCTGCCGTCACGgagttttgattttaaaagtaGCCCATGAACACTGTAGGTTACTGTGTAAATCAATTAATTGTCTGTCATCGTGACAGACTATTGTCTGTATTCGTTTACGAGCTGGACATTAGAGAGATCTAATTGTTTGACTCTGGCAAGAGGAAGGCTTTTACTGTGGATTTTAAACTAACAAGTGAAAATGGGAGTATAGCCTAAATCGAGCAGACAACATGGCGGAAGTAAAAAGTCGTCTGTAGCGAAAAAATGTAAATGGTGAGTATTTTATTCATGCTATTGTTTCGCTGTGCTACCTACAATATTTCTGTCAGACTGGTTACGTAattaaacacacaataaaattaaACAACTCACAAATATGCCGATGAACATAAACTGCGtctgaaataactgaaaaaacTAGGCGAGCAAGTTCATCTTAACGATTTTAACAGTCGAGCAGGAAAAGCAGTGGCCGAGCGTTGAAATAGTTCGTATACAATGAAGCgtctatttttgttgttgttgttatttattagttgtttgtgtggtgagcACCGTAACTTGACAGTGCCACATGTGTTACATTTCCAGGACGTTGTGCTTGGCAGTCTGTATGTACCGTAAAAATAGAGGGCcgaatgaaactgaaaatattcgCAAATTATGTCATGGAATCCAAATTTATATAATTTTCTTCACCCCTATTGTTATTAATAGCATCGTTTTTAAATGCCGTAATTGCTTGCTATGGAAGTGAGCGAGGCAGACACTGCTTGGGTTACCAGATGACtcttgataaataaaaaaaaaaaaacctttgagaATTTTATAATCGCATAATAGAAACTAGATAGTAGAAAGGCAGCAATATGTAATCGTTGGATAAAGGCCTCGCCTGAAGTTGGACCAGGCATCTGGATTCGTTGGAAGTGTGGAAGTGTAGTTGTGTATGTTTGCAACAGTATCACAGTaattctttattattattattattattattattattattattattattatcattagtagtagtagtagtaatcaataataatattaatggATGCAGTCTTTTATTATTTGGGGCTGTTatcaatattttatatttgaaaacTATTAGGGTAGGTATTGCTGCATTGTGATCTAAGTTGCGTGTCTCTGCAGGTCTGGGGGAGCACTGCCTCTGGTATGAACCTCACCTGACAGTGCCAAGAGAGAAAGCACTGGGCCTAAAATGAGTTCCCtctgggaaagagaaaagggaaagaggagacaTGCCTCCAAAACGCGTCTTCCAGATGAGTGTGTTGTGGAGGGCAGTGATTCAAAGAGGTGTAAAAAAGTCTTTGAAAGGTAAGGAATCAGTCCAAATGGTCTAATGTATAATAAATATGGGCTTACACAGGAACAAACCTTCATTTATTACACCTAGTTTTCATCGTCTGTGTCATTTACTTAATTTTCACTCAATGAATTTAGTTTGAAGGTTTAcatgagagttgtgtgtgtgtatgtgtgtgtgtctgaaggtgCACACGTGTGGACAACGGTGCATGTGCTTGAATGTGTGGGAGTTTGTGTGAAATGCTTAATCTGAATGAGGTCaatgttctttttcaaaatttgaAACAGGGATCAGCAAGTGAAACCAGAGTCTTCTACACCATCCTGTCTGTCCATGAAGAGTGATCGCTCAATAAATGAACCACCATACTTCAGCCAAGAACCTTTAAGAAACGAGAAAAGGTCTGGGCTTTAAAGATGTTATAAAATTTTTTTAGAAATTACCTATTAAAACGTATTAAGTCTCTGATTGGATATTCAGTTGGAATGatataaatgaatgtgtgtgtgtgtgtaaattctgtgtgtaaatgtgagtgtgtttgagtgcataGGAATATGACTGAGGTTCAAGTTCATCTTTGAACTCTGTTTCCAGGACTCAGCAGATTGGCCCATCCTGTCAGTCTATGAAGACTGATCACTCAGATCTCGAAAGACTAAACCcccaccaaaaacaacaaatcagtgACAAAAGGTATATTTTCACGTCCTAACCATACACTTCATAAACCTTTGTTAATAACAATCATCAAGTAAAATACGTTCTGTGCTAatgtcaagaaaacaaaaaaaatcagactacATTTGCACATAGTAGAAAGTATGATGTGTGATCCAAGTGTTAACTAACAAATTGCAATTGTTCAGTATTTAACACGATGAGAGAGTAAAGTCCAATATGAGCATCAGTTCAAGGCTAtattcattttgtcattgtcaGACTAAAAGCTCACCTTGATCAAAATACAAATCAAGAGCCAATTGGCTTTAATATTTTTAGAATTACCTACTTTTCCCCACACTCAGCATATTGACTATGCACTGCTGCGAAAAGGCCCGTGGTAGTGACAAAATCCTTAAGTGTATCTTAGATTTTCAAGTATAAAAGCAATGGTTATAATGGAAAAATCTTAACTTTTTAACCAGGCCATCCCCCCAAATTAAGAAGAACCCAGACCAGTGCTTCACTGGACCTGTAGATGTGGCCTGTGACTTCTGCACTGGGAGGAAGCTGAGAGCTGTGACTTCCTGTCTGACCTGCCCTGCCTCCCTCTGTGAGAACCATGTCAGGCAGCACTACACAATACcagcactgcagagacacacactggtggAGATGACCAGAGACCTGGAGCAGAGACTCTGTCAGCAGCACCACAGAGCTCTGGAGGTGTTCTGTAAGACTGATCAGACACTCATCTGTAAAGTTTGTGCAGTGGAAGAACATAAAGACCACAGTAAATTCTACAAAGATGTGAGTGTTCACTCTAGTCTTCCATTCCATTCCGTCTTGAGGAGTGCTATATGGTACagtgacctctctctgtgtctgttacaGCTCTCCAGTATACTGGATGCCACAAGCCTTATGAATGTTACATTAGAGACcatgaagaaaaaacatttcagcaagTTTAAGAGGCAACTGAATGAGGATTACCCAGAGTGTCTTGGTAGCCAGCTGGAGGGTCTCAATGTCCCTGGTGTCGTTGAGAAGATGGTAGAAAGCTTCGGGGAACAAGGGGCTCTGAGAATCACACTGCACTTTCAGGATGTTGGTaagaataatgaaaataataataggTAAAAATAAGGGTATTTCCATATGAACCCATGTGGTTTTAGTTGATCGTGGTGAGTTTTTTAGGTTAAAGGTATAACATTGTATTTGTTGTGGTTAAACCATGAGATGTAGAATGACGCACACTAACTGTGAGGATCATAATTAAACTGTGTATTGAAACTCACTTTAGCACTCATGATACTCACTCCCAGAAATTAGCATACTGTTGAAATGTTCAGAAATGAGAGATGAGAACTTCTTTCAATAGATCAAAACTACGTAAGACTaattaaaacttaaaacttttTTAAATCCAGCTTTGGGCAACTCcattacatatttattaaaCGTGGTGATATAATACCTCCAGTCAGTGGGCCATGCTTTTGGTTGTCTGTCATCATCCAGGAGCAGTGGAGAAGAGTTCTGGAACTGTGACTCAGTACCAGATAAACGACCGGGTGCTGTCTGCAGCAATGGGTCCTAATCTAGTAGTGCCACAGAACTGTCATGTCTTTAGGCATGGTTTGCATGTAGCAAGGGTGTCTCCACATCTGGCTCAGGAGAAGCAACTTTCCTGAGCTATTTGGAATGTGAGTAATAGTCAATTATTTAGCATGAAAGTGGCTGGACCGATTTGACTgtccacattcggaggtggggGCCAAAACGGGGTGACAAGCTTGGGCCTGATCTGAAAGTCACATGACAAGCTTCCTGACCCTGTGCTTTTTGTCGAAATTTTGCACCATTTTGCTGTGATGTTTGATCACTGCATCTTGGACCTGTGTGCTGCATGCTGGAGGTGCTCCTACACCCTATGCCCTGACCCTAGTGACTGGCCGTTATGTATCCAAATGAAATTTGCTGGTCAATTCATCAGTGTTTGATTGAGAGCAATTTGAAATGTGCAACTTAATGCTGTTCTTTAATGCCAAACTCTCCACGCCACCTCCTGGGCTGGGAGCCCAACAACTCCACTGATGACCATATTCTAACCAAATCTACTACACAGTAGGCTCAGAAAGttgtcctcttttctctttcatgtaaTTATTCTGTCATTACTAGCTTGCCTTGTTGTTGGTTAGACTAATTGTGCTCATTAAGAGCACTTTAAACAGTCCATTtcattcttgttttgttgtgtttgtctttatttcataCATTTGCATATCTATACTATTGTTTttggattattattattattattattattattattattattattattattattaataaactTCATTGTTTCTCTTTGCATAATTAAACTCTTTTGTAACGACAATATGAATTCCTTTATGTCTTAATACTAaattttgcttgttgttttgttactgttttgaCACAACTGGTCAACTTAAGTGGACTGTTTCACTAAATTATTGTTGGTATTGATGTCCAtgtgttgatttttcttttttgtagctATCTCTCATATGGAAAATATCCTAACATAATTAAGAAAAAGTCATAcgaataacaacaataatagtcaTTTTTACAACTCTGTTTACGCAGGTACTCCGAGAAAAGTCAGAAGGTCCACTAAAGCAAACCTAAAGAAAAAGTGTCAGTACATTTCAGAGGGACTCTCAAAACAAGGACAGATAACTTTTTTAAGTGagatctacacagagctctacatcacagagggtggaagtggagatGTCAACACtgaacatgaggtcagacaggTGGAGATGATttccaaaaagcaaatgatTCAAGATACTCCAATCAAATATAATGACATATTCAAAGCACCGCCGGGACAAAGGAGACAGATCAGAACAGTGCTGACTAAAGGGATAGCTGGAATCGGGaagactgtgtctgtgcagaagttcattcttgACTGGGCTGAAGGAAAAGCCAACCAAGATATTATGTCCATAGTCCCCCTGCCTTTCAGAGATCTGAATCTGAAGAAAGAGAACTACAGTCTCATCCAACTTCTTCATCACTATGCTCCAGAGCTGAAAGAGACCAAAGACATTGAGGATGAAAAGGTCAAATTACTTCTCATTTTTGATGGTCTGGATGAGTGTCGCTTTCCTCTAGATTTCCAAGGCGATGAACTTTGCCGTGATGTTACAGAGTCAACCTCAGTGGATGTGCTGCTGATAAACCTCATCAAAGGGAATCTACTTCCCTCGGCTCTCATTTGGATTACTTCCCgtccagcagcagccagtcagatccctCCTGAGTGTGTACATCGGGTCATAGAAATCCGTGGGTTCACTGACCCTCAGAAGGAGGAGTACTTCTGGAGGAGAATCAGAGATTCGAATCTAGCCAGCAGAATTGTCACACATATCAAGTCATCAAggagcctccacatcatgtgCCACATACCCGTCTTCTGCTGGCTCTCAGCCACTGTGCTGGAGACTATGATGAGTGATGCAGGCCCTGGTGAAATACCCagaactctgactgagatgtacactcACTTCCTACTCATTCAGATGAGTTTAAAGAATAAGAAGTACCATGGAACCTCAGTGGATAACCCAAAGAAACTGTCTCAATCAGACAAGGAAATGATTATGAAACTTGGAGAACTGGCTTTCCAACAACTGGAAAAGGGCAATCTGATATTCTATGAGGAGGACCTGAGaaaatgtggcattgatgtcagTAAAGCTTCAGAGTACTCTTCACTGTGCACAgagatctttagagaggagcTGGGATTGTACAGGGAGagggttttctgttttgtccatCTGAGTATTCAGGAACATCTGGCCGCAGTGTATGCACATGTttcatgtgtgaatgaaaacaaaaatgctttcaaTGCATTGAAATGCagtcagaaaagagaagataaaTTGAGGCAGTTAGATCAGATCAGCAGACCATCACTGTCAGAACCCCAACGGAGTGCGGTGGTCCACATTCAGCCAAATGAATCAGAAAGAACAAAGCAGTCAGAATCACGGTTATCTCACTCTGGCTTGcgtttaaatgaaaatacatcacTGTCTAACCAACACAAGGAGCAGACACTAGAACCAAAGGAATGCAATCTCTCCCATGATGATGTGACCTTTTTTCCTGAAACACCTACACGGATAAAGTCTCAGTCAGCTGACCCGACAGTGCgtccacaacaacacagctcATCACACCCAGATGTACACCAGATATGGCCAGAAACTTCTAGTAATTCAAATCTGGCTCCCAGCAAACTCTGTCCTGAAAGgcaaaaaatgacaacatttgATATATCTGCAACTCGTTTAAGTTTTGATGAATACTTATCACCACTGTTTGAGTTACATCAGAGTGCAGTGAA
Proteins encoded in this region:
- the LOC115819424 gene encoding NACHT, LRR and PYD domains-containing protein 3-like gives rise to the protein MTRDLEQRLCQQHHRALEVFCKTDQTLICKVCAVEEHKDHSKFYKDLSSILDATSLMNVTLETMKKKHFSKFKRQLNEDYPECLGSQLEGLNVPGVVEKMVESFGEQGALRITLHFQDVGTPRKVRRSTKANLKKKCQYISEGLSKQGQITFLSEIYTELYITEGGSGDVNTEHEVRQVEMISKKQMIQDTPIKYNDIFKAPPGQRRQIRTVLTKGIAGIGKTVSVQKFILDWAEGKANQDIMSIVPLPFRDLNLKKENYSLIQLLHHYAPELKETKDIEDEKVKLLLIFDGLDECRFPLDFQGDELCRDVTESTSVDVLLINLIKGNLLPSALIWITSRPAAASQIPPECVHRVIEIRGFTDPQKEEYFWRRIRDSNLASRIVTHIKSSRSLHIMCHIPVFCWLSATVLETMMSDAGPGEIPRTLTEMYTHFLLIQMSLKNKKYHGTSVDNPKKLSQSDKEMIMKLGELAFQQLEKGNLIFYEEDLRKCGIDVSKASEYSSLCTEIFREELGLYRERVFCFVHLSIQEHLAAVYAHVSCVNENKNAFNALKCSQKREDKLSFDEYLSPLFELHQSAVNKALESKNGHLDLFLRFLFGLSLDSSQCLLQDLMTGSNSEMRTYTRTETINEIKKKIGEESSPERIINLFHCLNELNDNSLVEEINAAFRSGTLSDKELQLDQCSALAFVLLMSEEVLDQFDLKLYKTSPAGRRRLLPVLRTCRRARLDHCHLSSESCLTVAAALQSMNSLLRELDLSYNDLTDAGVKVLMPGLMSPNSKLQKLRLAACNLSSDSCVTVASALQSVNSTLRTLDLSNNNLTDLGVKLLCTELMSPTCRLQELQLNVCSLTEDCCVDLASVLRFPHSDLRKLELRDNDLRDSGVELLSEGLADPCCKLEKLGLSGCGITEEGCASLASALGSNPSHLRELDLSYNHPGSLEEKLLHILLDPDFKLERLE